A stretch of Paenibacillus sp. URB8-2 DNA encodes these proteins:
- a CDS encoding DUF1273 domain-containing protein → MKTLLVTGYRAHELGIYDNKHPGIPYIKKALANRMLPLLEEGLEWIITPGQYGVDLWACETALELKGSYPGLKLGIITAHAAPEERWKEEKQDEFRRIAAAADYYGAVSNRPYEGSWQFQARDELLMRKSDGLLLVYDADAAEGSPKYIKEKAVKLQEETGYTLLTISMDDIQSMADEENQSSYD, encoded by the coding sequence ATGAAAACACTGCTCGTTACCGGCTACCGGGCGCATGAGCTTGGAATTTATGACAATAAACATCCCGGCATTCCCTATATCAAAAAGGCGCTCGCCAACCGTATGCTGCCGCTGCTGGAAGAGGGGTTGGAATGGATCATCACCCCCGGACAGTACGGCGTAGACCTGTGGGCGTGCGAAACCGCGCTTGAACTTAAAGGCAGCTATCCCGGCCTGAAGCTGGGCATCATCACAGCCCATGCAGCACCGGAGGAAAGATGGAAGGAAGAGAAGCAGGACGAATTTCGCCGGATTGCGGCGGCGGCCGATTACTACGGGGCGGTCAGCAACCGTCCTTATGAAGGAAGCTGGCAGTTCCAGGCAAGGGATGAGCTGCTGATGCGCAAAAGCGACGGGCTGCTGTTGGTGTACGACGCGGATGCGGCGGAAGGAAGCCCGAAGTATATCAAAGAAAAAGCAGTGAAGCTGCAGGAAGAGACGGGGTACACGCTGCTGACGATTTCAATGGACGACATCCAGAGCATGGCGGATGAGGAAAATCAGTCGTCATACGACTGA
- a CDS encoding DUF2269 family protein, whose protein sequence is MYIYVLFVHIAAAVMGLGAAFAFPLIAKSAKTVSQAKFVLSLLHRLEILPKVGSILLLLTGIAMAILEPSLFKAGWFIASIVIYLAVQVIVVGILPKQMNKQLKIVNAQKGENLPESYKQLSRLSAKWESVTHAAAFLLILLMVFKPF, encoded by the coding sequence TTGTATATTTATGTTCTGTTTGTCCACATTGCCGCCGCTGTAATGGGGCTGGGGGCGGCCTTTGCTTTTCCGCTAATCGCCAAAAGCGCAAAAACGGTCAGTCAGGCCAAATTTGTCTTGTCGTTGCTGCACAGACTGGAGATCCTCCCAAAGGTCGGCAGTATTCTGCTGCTCCTGACGGGCATTGCTATGGCGATTCTGGAGCCGTCTCTGTTCAAAGCAGGCTGGTTTATCGCCTCCATCGTCATCTACTTGGCTGTCCAGGTGATCGTTGTGGGGATTCTTCCGAAGCAGATGAACAAACAGCTGAAAATTGTCAATGCTCAGAAGGGCGAGAACCTGCCGGAATCGTATAAGCAGCTGTCGAGGCTGTCGGCCAAGTGGGAAAGCGTCACCCATGCGGCCGCGTTCCTCCTCATTCTGCTCATGGTATTCAAGCCTTTCTAG